Proteins co-encoded in one Bradyrhizobium sp. 170 genomic window:
- a CDS encoding transporter substrate-binding domain-containing protein: MFRMLASLAFVMLWTVSVHAQQLANSRLDDIIKRGTLRVGMTGDYRPFTYLDKTTSKFTGFDVDMAEALGKALGVKVEFVQTAWPQLMKDFEADNFDIAMGGVSITLDRQKKGMFSTPIMREGKTPIARCADKDKYETIADIDKAGTRVIVNPGGTNERFAKANIKNAEIKMWNDNVTIFDEIAKGNADLMMTDSSETRYQQKQHPGVLCAVHPEKPFDFAEKAYWLQRDIALKAFVDQWLHIATEDGSFRKIYAAWFD; this comes from the coding sequence ATGTTTCGGATGTTGGCCAGCCTTGCGTTCGTCATGCTGTGGACGGTTTCCGTACACGCGCAGCAGCTGGCGAATTCCCGCCTCGACGACATCATCAAGCGCGGCACGCTGCGAGTCGGCATGACCGGCGACTATCGTCCCTTCACCTATCTCGACAAGACGACTTCGAAATTTACCGGCTTCGACGTCGACATGGCGGAAGCACTTGGCAAGGCGCTCGGCGTCAAGGTCGAGTTCGTTCAGACGGCGTGGCCGCAGCTGATGAAGGATTTCGAAGCCGACAATTTCGATATCGCGATGGGCGGCGTCTCGATCACGCTCGACCGGCAGAAGAAGGGAATGTTCTCGACGCCGATCATGCGCGAGGGCAAGACGCCGATCGCCCGCTGCGCCGACAAGGACAAGTATGAGACCATTGCCGATATCGACAAGGCCGGCACGCGCGTCATCGTCAATCCGGGCGGCACCAATGAACGCTTCGCCAAGGCGAACATCAAGAACGCCGAGATCAAGATGTGGAACGACAACGTCACGATTTTCGACGAAATCGCCAAGGGCAATGCCGACCTGATGATGACGGACTCTTCCGAGACCCGCTACCAGCAGAAACAGCACCCGGGCGTGCTCTGCGCGGTGCATCCGGAAAAACCGTTCGACTTTGCCGAGAAGGCCTACTGGCTGCAGCGCGACATAGCCCTGAAGGCCTTTGTCGATCAGTGGCTGCACATCGCCACTGAGGACGGCAGCTTCAGGAAAATTTATGCGGCCTGGTTCGATTGA
- a CDS encoding DUF2147 domain-containing protein, translated as MKKCLAIAVLLLASSLTTAQAQYSFEYGGRTITIDPDRGTVQIPGVYDNTGKKAKRSRGEEGDLDRPGKKAPQQAKSAPQAAPETATPAVPAPAEQAAAPAAAPAAPAPPAPPTTSRGEPSAATAAVAPADTAAPAAPAPPVQQNAAPAAPPAPAPVAAPAPPPPQQKQAAVPAASTPSSANSPLGMWLTEEKEGKVRIEQCGPNLCGYSVDKKSNQNGEQVLINMKPGKDKWSGRIFDPNSGSTYDSTIALKGTDNLRVQGCAFGGMFCGGQTWTRVN; from the coding sequence ATGAAGAAGTGTCTCGCTATCGCCGTGCTCTTGCTGGCGAGCAGCCTCACCACCGCGCAGGCCCAGTACTCGTTTGAGTATGGCGGCCGCACCATCACCATCGATCCCGATCGCGGCACGGTTCAGATTCCCGGCGTCTACGATAATACCGGCAAGAAGGCCAAGCGCTCGCGTGGCGAGGAAGGCGATCTTGATCGTCCGGGCAAGAAGGCGCCGCAGCAGGCAAAGTCCGCCCCGCAGGCTGCACCTGAGACGGCAACGCCGGCTGTACCTGCACCGGCTGAACAGGCTGCCGCTCCGGCGGCTGCGCCTGCCGCCCCTGCTCCGCCCGCTCCACCCACCACTTCGAGGGGCGAGCCGTCGGCCGCGACGGCGGCAGTAGCGCCGGCGGATACGGCTGCGCCTGCAGCGCCCGCGCCTCCAGTGCAACAGAATGCCGCTCCGGCTGCACCGCCGGCGCCGGCTCCCGTTGCCGCACCAGCGCCACCGCCGCCGCAGCAGAAACAGGCCGCCGTCCCGGCAGCTTCGACACCTTCGTCTGCGAACTCACCGCTCGGCATGTGGCTGACGGAGGAGAAGGAAGGCAAGGTGCGGATCGAACAGTGCGGCCCCAATCTCTGCGGCTATTCCGTCGACAAGAAGTCGAACCAGAATGGCGAGCAGGTCCTGATCAACATGAAGCCCGGCAAGGACAAGTGGAGCGGCCGGATTTTCGATCCGAATTCCGGCAGCACCTACGATTCGACGATCGCGCTGAAGGGCACCGACAATCTGCGCGTTCAGGGCTGCGCCTTCGGCGGCATGTTCTGTGGCGGTCAGACCTGGACCCGCGTCAACTGA
- a CDS encoding cupin domain-containing protein has product MDIHLAGSRPTRRAPPEYFTGTVLQDPIIQTEAPARLASTRVSFEPGARTAWHTHPLGQTLYVLSGVGRVQAKGGPIREIRPGDVVWIPPGEKHWHGASPTNAMTHIAMQEAADGSYVTWMEHVTDAEYSAKLG; this is encoded by the coding sequence ATGGATATCCATCTCGCGGGCTCCCGGCCGACGCGCCGGGCGCCACCGGAATATTTCACCGGCACGGTGCTGCAGGATCCGATCATCCAGACCGAGGCGCCGGCACGGCTGGCCTCGACGCGCGTCTCCTTTGAGCCGGGCGCGCGCACGGCCTGGCACACGCATCCGCTGGGCCAGACGCTCTATGTCCTCTCAGGGGTCGGACGGGTGCAGGCCAAAGGCGGACCGATCAGAGAAATTCGCCCCGGCGACGTCGTGTGGATTCCGCCCGGTGAAAAGCACTGGCATGGCGCTTCGCCAACCAACGCCATGACTCACATTGCCATGCAGGAAGCGGCCGACGGCAGCTACGTCACCTGGATGGAGCACGTGACCGACGCGGAGTATTCGGCGAAGCTCGGCTGA
- a CDS encoding ribonuclease activity regulator RraA — protein sequence MSLSPEALATLSGVSTATITTVLLKKGLRNIWMRGTKPLRPGQPRLVGPAFTLRFVPAREDLATPESWSSPISTRTAIEAMPKGCIAVVDAMGVTDAGIFGDILCARMVKRGVAALITDGVVRDVEGVLGTNLPVWCDGFAAPPSVAGLTFVGWGEPIGCGGVAVFPNDIVVADQDGAVLIPRALLDHVLAEGPEQERMEAWIVNEVNNGAALPGLYPMNAETKARYAASKK from the coding sequence ATGTCCCTGTCCCCCGAAGCCCTCGCAACCCTGTCCGGCGTATCCACCGCCACCATCACCACCGTGCTGCTCAAGAAGGGCCTGCGAAACATCTGGATGCGCGGCACCAAGCCGCTGCGGCCCGGGCAGCCACGGCTGGTCGGACCGGCCTTTACGCTGCGCTTCGTGCCCGCGCGCGAAGATCTCGCAACGCCCGAGTCGTGGTCGTCGCCGATTTCGACCCGTACCGCGATTGAAGCGATGCCGAAAGGCTGCATCGCCGTGGTCGACGCCATGGGCGTCACTGATGCCGGCATCTTCGGCGACATTCTCTGCGCGCGCATGGTCAAGCGCGGCGTTGCGGCGCTGATCACCGATGGCGTGGTGCGTGACGTCGAAGGCGTGCTCGGCACCAATCTGCCCGTGTGGTGCGACGGGTTTGCGGCGCCGCCTTCGGTGGCCGGGCTGACCTTCGTCGGCTGGGGCGAGCCGATCGGCTGCGGTGGGGTTGCGGTATTTCCCAACGACATCGTCGTCGCCGACCAGGACGGCGCGGTGCTGATCCCGCGGGCGCTGCTCGACCATGTGCTGGCCGAAGGGCCGGAGCAGGAGCGGATGGAAGCCTGGATCGTCAACGAGGTGAACAACGGTGCGGCATTGCCGGGCCTCTATCCGATGAACGCCGAGACCAAGGCGCGCTACGCGGCCAGCAAGAAATAA
- the pxpB gene encoding 5-oxoprolinase subunit PxpB — protein sequence MAATLPPPRLLPSGDSAITVEFSRNIDDAANQRVLALDRAMAAEPVTGVTETVPTYRSLLVHYDPEQIDFDKLGEKILALAQRPVPATTKTRRWRIPVVYGGEHGIDLEDVAKTLNTTPDEIVARHVAGDYRVAMIGFTPGWSYLSGLTDSLHMPRRQNPRLLTPAGTISIGGVQTGVQCLAGPSGWHLLGRTAVRTYQLHRDPIFLLEPGDNVTFAPVDAKTFAEQDRAAEAGEFIAEQIAS from the coding sequence ATGGCCGCGACGCTTCCCCCGCCCCGCCTTTTGCCGAGTGGCGACAGCGCCATCACGGTGGAATTCAGCCGTAACATCGACGATGCCGCCAACCAGCGGGTGCTGGCACTCGATCGTGCCATGGCCGCCGAGCCGGTGACGGGCGTCACCGAGACCGTGCCGACCTATCGCTCGCTGTTGGTGCATTACGATCCCGAGCAAATCGATTTCGACAAGCTTGGCGAAAAGATTCTCGCGCTCGCGCAACGGCCGGTACCGGCAACGACAAAGACCCGGCGCTGGCGCATTCCGGTCGTTTATGGCGGCGAGCACGGCATCGACCTCGAGGATGTCGCAAAAACCCTCAACACCACGCCCGACGAGATTGTGGCGCGGCATGTCGCCGGCGACTACCGGGTCGCCATGATCGGCTTTACGCCCGGCTGGTCCTATCTCAGCGGGCTTACAGACTCCCTGCACATGCCGCGGCGGCAGAACCCGCGCTTGCTGACGCCGGCCGGCACCATCTCGATCGGCGGGGTACAGACCGGCGTGCAGTGCCTCGCCGGCCCGAGCGGCTGGCACCTTCTGGGGCGGACGGCGGTCCGCACCTACCAACTCCATCGCGATCCGATCTTCCTGCTGGAACCGGGCGACAACGTCACCTTTGCGCCGGTCGATGCCAAGACCTTCGCGGAGCAGGATCGCGCCGCTGAAGCCGGCGAATTCATTGCCGAGCAGATCGCCTCATGA
- a CDS encoding biotin-dependent carboxyltransferase family protein, with protein MSKLVIASIGPASSVQDGGRPGAQRYGLVPSGAMDRLALAAANTLAGNEPFTAAVEVGPFGARFTARGGAVRVALAGAPRNADIAGRAVASDTSATLADGETLTLGFARGGSFSYLAIEGGITGESMFGSLAVNVRAGLGSPYPRPLQAGDELQTKAASGAAERRIELPAATDAPIRVVWGPQDDEFADATKKLFLDSEWKISATSDRMGYRLEGPLLKHLHGHNIVSDGTVNGSLQVPGNGQPIVLMPDRGTSGGYPKIATVISADFGRLAQIPAGRAFRFRAVSMAEAQAEARKFAELLRTLPERLRAIESVDLNIDALHDANVAGHAVSAVDAGTWHAVSLAEMSGPD; from the coding sequence ATGAGCAAGCTCGTCATTGCATCGATCGGCCCGGCAAGTTCGGTACAGGACGGCGGACGCCCCGGCGCCCAGCGCTACGGCCTGGTGCCGAGCGGGGCGATGGATCGGCTGGCGCTGGCGGCCGCCAATACGCTGGCCGGCAATGAGCCGTTCACGGCGGCTGTCGAGGTCGGTCCGTTCGGAGCAAGGTTTACCGCACGCGGCGGCGCGGTGCGCGTCGCCCTGGCGGGAGCCCCGCGCAATGCCGATATCGCCGGCCGCGCCGTGGCGTCGGATACTTCCGCAACCCTCGCCGACGGCGAGACGCTGACGCTAGGCTTTGCCCGCGGCGGTTCGTTCAGCTACCTCGCGATCGAAGGCGGCATCACCGGCGAGTCGATGTTCGGCAGCCTCGCCGTCAACGTGCGCGCCGGCCTCGGCAGCCCCTATCCGCGCCCCCTACAGGCTGGCGATGAACTGCAGACAAAGGCCGCCAGCGGCGCGGCGGAGCGGCGGATCGAACTGCCGGCGGCAACCGACGCGCCGATCCGCGTAGTCTGGGGTCCGCAGGATGACGAATTCGCCGACGCGACCAAAAAACTGTTTCTCGACAGCGAGTGGAAGATATCGGCGACCAGCGACCGCATGGGCTACCGGCTCGAAGGCCCCCTGCTCAAGCACCTCCACGGCCACAACATCGTTTCCGACGGCACCGTCAACGGCAGCCTGCAGGTGCCTGGCAATGGCCAGCCGATCGTGCTGATGCCCGACCGCGGCACCAGCGGCGGTTATCCAAAGATCGCGACCGTGATTTCTGCCGACTTCGGACGGCTTGCGCAGATCCCCGCCGGGCGCGCCTTTCGCTTCAGGGCCGTCAGCATGGCGGAAGCGCAGGCGGAAGCGCGCAAATTTGCGGAGCTGCTGCGCACCCTGCCCGAGCGGCTGCGGGCCATCGAAAGCGTTGATCTCAACATCGATGCGCTGCACGATGCCAATGTCGCGGGCCACGCCGTCAGCGCCGTCGATGCCGGAACCTGGCACGCCGTATCTCTGGCTGAAATGTCGGGCCCGGACTGA
- a CDS encoding 5-oxoprolinase subunit PxpA, with protein sequence MTTIDLNCDLGEGFGAWEMGNDAAMIELATSVNVACGFHAGDADIMRRTVELAKARGVSVGAHPGYRDLHGFGRRPIPGLKSSEIENLIAYQIGALQAIATAAGHKVTHVKAHGALSNVACEDDMTAKAIANGIKAVDPNLIFVVLANSKLVQAGEAANLPLVHEVFADRAYEDNGSLVSRKKPGAVLHDAKAIAGRVVRMVQDGAVVSVTGKVIKMRTDTVCIHGDTAGAVDIARAVRQALKDAGIAVAPFKTAQ encoded by the coding sequence ATGACAACCATCGACCTCAATTGCGATCTCGGCGAAGGATTTGGCGCGTGGGAAATGGGCAACGACGCCGCGATGATCGAGCTGGCGACGTCGGTGAACGTCGCCTGCGGCTTTCATGCCGGCGACGCCGACATCATGCGCCGAACGGTTGAGCTGGCGAAAGCGCGCGGCGTCAGTGTCGGCGCGCACCCCGGATATCGCGACCTGCACGGCTTCGGCCGGCGGCCGATCCCCGGCTTGAAGTCTTCGGAGATCGAGAACCTCATCGCCTACCAGATCGGCGCGTTGCAGGCGATTGCGACCGCGGCTGGCCACAAGGTCACGCATGTCAAGGCGCATGGCGCGCTCTCCAACGTCGCCTGCGAGGACGACATGACCGCGAAGGCCATCGCCAACGGCATCAAGGCCGTCGACCCCAACCTGATTTTCGTGGTGCTCGCCAATTCAAAACTGGTGCAGGCCGGCGAAGCCGCCAACCTGCCGTTGGTGCACGAGGTGTTTGCCGACCGCGCCTACGAAGACAACGGCTCGCTGGTGTCGCGCAAGAAGCCGGGCGCCGTATTGCACGATGCGAAAGCGATCGCCGGCCGCGTGGTGCGGATGGTGCAGGACGGCGCGGTCGTGTCGGTCACCGGCAAGGTGATCAAGATGCGCACCGACACCGTGTGCATTCACGGCGATACGGCCGGCGCGGTCGACATCGCGCGCGCGGTGCGTCAGGCGTTGAAGGATGCCGGGATCGCAGTCGCGCCGTTCAAGACGGCGCAGTAA
- a CDS encoding serine hydrolase encodes MALLFVFLPSPARVAMTELDLSSRVQDIMAENFAPVVTANDAGGLASAIYIAGHVQFFNYGLADQAGKRPITPDTLFNIASVRKVFEAALVALGTLRGEIRLDDPVNKYVTELNGDYIRRVTIGELATHTSGLLLATDHPPWPNESYSLGQFLDILNAWTPQAGEQPGKQRIYTHAGYVLLQLALERRYGVPIGQLIESRILRPLGMSSTLLPERGPDNRAVMRPEFMQRVVQGYSDDGTPIGPPGNQQGYYDFPGSGQMFSSAQDLAIFLTACLGGGAVDPQLREALQMTQREMFRFNEKFGQAMAWENVDVDGVGVVDKPGGLNNASAYVGLVPDHKVGVILLANRGDFGHEIARYRVLPALSRLEPNLPAH; translated from the coding sequence TTGGCCCTTCTGTTCGTCTTCCTGCCCAGTCCGGCGCGCGTGGCCATGACAGAGTTGGACTTGAGCTCACGGGTTCAGGACATTATGGCGGAAAATTTCGCCCCTGTGGTGACGGCCAATGATGCCGGCGGGCTCGCATCCGCGATATACATCGCGGGCCACGTCCAGTTCTTCAACTACGGCCTCGCCGATCAAGCCGGCAAGCGGCCGATCACACCGGACACGCTGTTCAACATAGCGTCCGTGCGCAAGGTGTTTGAGGCTGCACTGGTCGCGCTCGGAACGCTGCGCGGCGAAATAAGGCTGGACGATCCGGTCAACAAGTACGTCACCGAATTGAACGGCGACTATATTCGTCGGGTCACGATTGGTGAGCTTGCGACCCATACTTCTGGCCTCTTGCTGGCGACGGATCACCCACCATGGCCCAACGAGTCATACTCGTTGGGCCAATTTCTCGACATCCTCAATGCCTGGACGCCGCAGGCGGGCGAACAGCCGGGCAAACAACGCATCTACACTCACGCCGGTTACGTGCTGCTGCAGCTAGCGCTCGAGCGTCGGTATGGGGTTCCAATTGGTCAGCTCATCGAAAGCCGGATCCTGAGGCCGCTAGGGATGAGTTCGACGCTGCTTCCCGAACGTGGACCGGACAACCGTGCCGTCATGCGTCCTGAATTCATGCAGCGCGTCGTCCAGGGCTATTCCGATGACGGCACGCCGATCGGTCCGCCGGGCAACCAGCAGGGCTATTATGATTTCCCAGGGAGCGGGCAGATGTTCTCATCAGCGCAGGATCTCGCCATTTTTCTCACCGCCTGCCTCGGCGGTGGAGCGGTGGATCCGCAATTGCGCGAAGCGCTGCAGATGACTCAGCGTGAAATGTTCCGTTTCAACGAGAAATTCGGACAAGCGATGGCGTGGGAGAATGTCGACGTGGACGGAGTAGGCGTCGTTGACAAACCGGGCGGGCTCAACAACGCGTCGGCCTATGTCGGACTTGTACCGGATCACAAGGTCGGCGTGATTCTGCTCGCCAACCGCGGCGACTTTGGGCATGAAATCGCCCGCTACCGTGTGCTTCCAGCACTGTCGCGATTGGAGCCGAACCTGCCAGCGCACTGA
- a CDS encoding sulfite reductase subunit alpha produces the protein MNQITPPPKIEIIPSSAPFSEAQRSWLNGFFAGLLSDATPLSAEQGAAVMQGAAGDGDDGEAPWHDQTMPMADRMKLAEGRPLRRRMMAAMAQQDCGQCGYDCHNYSEAIASKSEARLNLCVPGGKETARMLKSLYEDIDKEPAAASSTPAAAPAVPAVVAEPGRSRDNPIAATFLSRRLLNKKGSEKETWHIEFDLSGCGLDYVVGDSFGIFARNDVGLVDQIIALLGASHTTKVNGKTLREVLIDDVSLSPAPDSLFELISFITGGTTREKARALAQGEDPDGDAATLDVMAVLQKFSGVRPHSEAFVEALEPLQPRLYSISSSHNATPGKLSLTVDCVRYVINKRKRLGLASTFLAERINPGDVLKVYVQKAHGFALPQDPKTPIIMIGPGTGVAPFRAFLLDRRATGAPGKNWLFFGHQRSDCDFFYADELNALKTSGLLTRLSLAWSRDGDKKFYVQDRMREVGRELWTWLAEGANIYVCGDAKRMAKDVERALVDIVAQFGARTTDEAVNFVGELKKQGRFQQDVY, from the coding sequence ATGAACCAGATCACGCCTCCGCCGAAGATCGAAATCATCCCGTCCAGTGCGCCATTCTCCGAAGCGCAGCGCTCGTGGCTGAACGGGTTCTTCGCCGGACTTCTGTCAGATGCGACGCCGTTGTCGGCCGAACAAGGCGCGGCCGTCATGCAGGGCGCGGCCGGCGACGGCGATGACGGCGAAGCACCGTGGCACGACCAGACCATGCCGATGGCCGACCGCATGAAGCTCGCGGAAGGCCGCCCGCTGCGGCGGCGCATGATGGCTGCGATGGCGCAGCAGGATTGCGGCCAGTGCGGCTACGACTGCCACAACTATTCGGAAGCGATCGCAAGCAAGAGCGAGGCGCGGCTCAACCTCTGCGTCCCCGGCGGCAAGGAAACCGCGCGGATGCTGAAGTCGCTCTATGAAGACATCGACAAGGAGCCGGCTGCGGCCTCATCGACGCCCGCAGCCGCGCCGGCTGTGCCTGCAGTCGTGGCCGAGCCTGGACGCTCGCGCGACAACCCGATCGCGGCGACCTTCCTGTCGCGGCGCCTCCTGAACAAGAAGGGTTCGGAGAAGGAGACCTGGCATATCGAGTTCGATCTCTCCGGTTGCGGCCTCGACTATGTCGTCGGCGATTCCTTTGGCATCTTCGCGCGCAACGATGTCGGGCTGGTGGACCAGATCATCGCGCTGCTCGGCGCCTCCCACACCACCAAGGTCAACGGCAAGACCCTGCGGGAAGTCCTGATCGATGATGTCTCGCTGTCGCCGGCACCGGACTCGCTGTTCGAGCTGATCTCCTTCATCACTGGTGGGACCACCCGCGAGAAGGCGAGGGCGCTGGCGCAGGGCGAGGATCCAGACGGCGACGCGGCAACCCTTGACGTGATGGCGGTGCTGCAGAAATTCTCCGGCGTACGCCCACACTCCGAGGCCTTTGTCGAAGCGCTCGAACCGCTGCAGCCGCGGCTCTATTCGATCTCGTCGTCGCATAACGCGACGCCCGGAAAATTGTCGCTGACGGTCGACTGCGTGCGCTATGTGATCAACAAGCGCAAACGCCTGGGGCTGGCTTCGACCTTCCTCGCCGAACGCATCAATCCCGGCGATGTGCTGAAGGTCTATGTGCAGAAGGCCCACGGCTTCGCGCTGCCGCAGGATCCCAAAACGCCGATCATCATGATCGGGCCCGGCACCGGCGTTGCGCCGTTCCGCGCCTTCCTGCTCGATCGCCGCGCCACCGGCGCACCCGGCAAGAACTGGCTGTTCTTCGGCCACCAGCGCAGCGACTGCGATTTCTTCTATGCCGACGAACTCAACGCCTTGAAGACGTCGGGCCTGCTGACGCGGTTGTCGCTGGCGTGGTCGCGCGACGGCGACAAGAAGTTCTACGTGCAGGATCGCATGCGCGAAGTCGGTCGCGAATTGTGGACCTGGCTCGCCGAGGGCGCCAACATCTATGTCTGCGGCGACGCCAAGCGTATGGCCAAGGACGTCGAGCGCGCCCTGGTCGATATCGTCGCCCAGTTTGGCGCCCGTACGACCGACGAGGCCGTCAATTTTGTCGGGGAACTCAAGAAGCAGGGCCGATTCCAGCAGGATGTTTACTAG
- a CDS encoding NirA family protein has product MKIETLTVDFTDEQKRYLEGFTTGLQISRVGRGLGGAGVGKANAEPAGPDAAHIKAQDKVTASGKKLADPEKFKREEHPFDAYPRLKQQALDNTPPNPADNFRWRYYGLFYVAPAQDSYMCRLRIPNGILKHWQFAGLADLAEKLCGPFCHVTTRANLQVREIPPKNAVALIEGIQDLGLCSRGTGADNIRNVTGTPTAGIDPQELLDTREYAREWHYHILNDRSLYGLPRKFNVAFDGAGKIAVLEDTNDIAFSAVEVKDGFGAEPGVWFRLGLGGITGHRDFAKYGDIIVKPADATKVSDAIVRIFIDLGDRTNRNKARLKYVLDGMGHDKFLTLVEERLGKPFTRVPPEALAPRPAFDRMAHIGVHKQKQEGLNWIGVSLPLGKVTCDQMRGLARIAQDLGDGDIRLTVWQNLLIPGVRDENVELAIAAIRKIGLAVEASQIRAGLIACTGNAGCRFAASNTKRHAAEIGDWCEPRVNIDTPLNIHVTGCHHSCAQHYISDIGLIAAKVDVGEDVDPVEGYHLFTGGGFGPDADVGQEVYHDLKAEDAPKTVERLLKAYLAHRVSPEETFLTFARRHDGETLRKLADAQVADAQVST; this is encoded by the coding sequence ATGAAGATCGAAACGCTCACAGTCGACTTTACCGACGAGCAGAAACGCTACCTCGAAGGCTTTACCACCGGGCTGCAGATCAGCCGGGTGGGACGCGGCCTCGGCGGCGCTGGCGTCGGCAAGGCGAATGCCGAACCAGCCGGACCGGATGCCGCGCATATCAAGGCGCAGGACAAGGTCACAGCCTCCGGCAAGAAGCTCGCCGATCCGGAAAAATTCAAGCGCGAGGAGCATCCGTTCGATGCCTATCCGCGGCTGAAGCAGCAGGCGCTCGACAATACGCCGCCGAATCCTGCGGATAATTTCCGCTGGCGCTATTACGGCCTGTTCTATGTGGCGCCGGCGCAGGATTCCTACATGTGCCGCTTACGGATCCCGAACGGCATTCTGAAGCACTGGCAGTTTGCCGGCCTGGCTGATCTGGCCGAAAAACTGTGCGGACCGTTCTGCCACGTCACCACGCGCGCCAATCTGCAGGTGCGCGAGATTCCACCGAAGAACGCGGTGGCGTTGATCGAGGGCATTCAGGATCTCGGCCTGTGCTCGCGCGGTACCGGCGCCGACAACATCCGCAACGTCACGGGCACGCCGACCGCCGGGATCGATCCGCAGGAGCTCTTGGACACCCGCGAATATGCGCGCGAGTGGCACTACCACATCCTCAACGATCGCTCGTTGTACGGGCTGCCGCGCAAGTTCAACGTCGCCTTCGACGGCGCCGGCAAGATCGCGGTGCTGGAAGATACCAACGACATCGCGTTCTCCGCGGTCGAGGTGAAGGATGGCTTTGGCGCAGAGCCCGGCGTCTGGTTTCGCCTGGGGCTCGGCGGCATCACCGGCCACAGGGATTTCGCCAAATATGGCGACATCATCGTCAAGCCGGCCGATGCGACAAAAGTGTCTGACGCCATCGTGCGCATCTTCATCGATCTCGGCGACCGCACCAACCGCAACAAGGCGCGGCTGAAATACGTGCTCGATGGCATGGGGCACGACAAGTTTCTCACCCTCGTCGAGGAGCGGCTCGGCAAACCCTTCACCCGTGTGCCGCCGGAAGCGCTCGCCCCGCGGCCGGCGTTCGACCGAATGGCACATATCGGCGTGCACAAGCAGAAGCAGGAGGGATTGAACTGGATTGGCGTGTCGCTGCCGCTCGGCAAAGTTACCTGCGATCAAATGCGCGGGCTGGCCAGGATCGCGCAGGACCTCGGCGACGGCGATATCCGGCTAACGGTCTGGCAGAACCTGCTGATCCCGGGGGTGCGCGACGAGAACGTCGAGCTGGCGATCGCCGCGATCAGGAAGATCGGATTGGCGGTCGAAGCCTCGCAAATTCGCGCCGGCCTGATCGCCTGCACCGGCAATGCCGGATGCCGGTTTGCGGCGTCGAACACCAAGCGCCATGCCGCCGAGATCGGTGACTGGTGCGAGCCGCGCGTCAACATCGACACGCCGCTCAACATCCATGTCACCGGCTGTCATCACTCCTGCGCGCAGCACTACATCAGCGATATCGGGCTGATCGCGGCGAAGGTGGATGTCGGCGAGGATGTCGATCCGGTCGAGGGCTATCATTTGTTCACCGGCGGCGGCTTTGGTCCGGATGCCGATGTCGGGCAGGAGGTCTATCACGACCTCAAGGCGGAAGACGCGCCGAAGACGGTCGAGAGACTGCTGAAGGCCTATCTCGCGCACCGCGTTTCGCCCGAAGAAACCTTCCTGACGTTTGCGCGCCGCCATGACGGCGAGACGCTGCGCAAGCTCGCCGATGCCCAAGTTGCTGACGCTCAGGTGTCCACATGA